The following coding sequences are from one Triticum aestivum cultivar Chinese Spring chromosome 5A, IWGSC CS RefSeq v2.1, whole genome shotgun sequence window:
- the LOC123101982 gene encoding WD repeat-containing protein 43, with protein MDQTPQRRRRRRAEVAPSDGAPDAAEYSLDEPTLAEKLAAMSPLAEAAGGAAGESLPVVPPSADSVHVLLRQALQADDRAALLGCLYNRDGKVIVKSVSLLTPADAVKLLKSLVSLMQSRGSVLVCLLPWLQALLSRHMSSIVSQDSSLLLLNSLYQLIDARTSTFASSLKLSTCLDYHFSEICDDESDEEEGGPPLIYEDVDSDEEDSEDDDAMETEDKGTDEEDSEVDDAMETERKGTDKEESEVDDE; from the exons ATGGACCAgacgccgcagcgccgccgccggagacgcgCCGAGGTCGCCCCCTCCGATGGCGCTCCGGACGCGGCGGAGTACAGCCTCGACGAGCCGACCTTGGCGGAGAAGCTCGCGGCCATGAGCCCGCTCGCCGAGGCGGCAGGTGGCGCCGCCGGGGAGTCGCTGCCCGTGGTGCCCCCCAGCGCGGACTCCGTCCACGTCCTGCTCAGGCAGGCCCTGCAGGCCGACGACCGCGCCGCGCTGCTGGGCTGCCTGTACAACAGAGACGGCAAG GTTATCGTGAAGTCGGTATCACTCCTGACGCCAGCAGACGCTGTGAAGCTCCTCAAATCATTGGTATCGCTTATGCAATCTAG GGGTTCAGTACTGGTTTGCTTGCTCCCATGGCTTCAAGCTCTGCTTAGCCGACACATGAGCAGCATAGTATCTCAGGATTCTTCTCTGCTGCTGCTCAACTCGCTTTATCAG CTGATTGACGCAAGAACATCGACCTTCGCATCGTCGCTCAAACTGTCTACCTGCCTGGATTATCATTTCAGCGAG ATCTGCGATGATGAATCCGATGAAGAAGAGGGAGGCCCTCCGCTTATCTACGAGGACGTGGATTCTGATGAGGAAGATTCTGAAGATGATGATGCTATGGAAACCGAGGACAAGGGGACTGATGAGGAAGATTCCGAGGTCGACGACGCCATGGAGACAGAGAGAAAGGGGACTGACAAGGAAGAGTCTGAAGTTGATGATGAGTGA